One window of the Gimesia sp. genome contains the following:
- a CDS encoding sialidase family protein: MKYALSFLILNLCSYTFLIAAEPVTTLIRQKWDPVQAGNQVMECLVTVTGKEVKGAHDAEMVLTGNRAYIVAEVNDTRAGESAGWPEIYCALSIVNLKTLTLEKVIPFARSEQVFQNATLPVGACFVPRILQLNKHTLRCYFASEQPGKRQAQTWYRDFNLQTQSFADTIHKAKVKTAAGTFEMQPRYFHADAASQGFEKKAKDFGLYLFDSFKEFDGQTYVAINNFPGKQNALAKVNPDGDTFEIIGHYNEPQSVALSESAVNRLPDGSWMAICRNDGGKRNYYFTTSPDGRTWSVGKQLPFVSDGTNSKPTFDRFGDTYYLGWQEATKVDGVTRSVFNIDISRDGKNWERKYRFETPHSFQYPTFCEYDGAIWLAVTQGDHSPSRKERIMFGKLEDSGASHSKVDRKQ, encoded by the coding sequence ATGAAATACGCACTCTCATTTCTGATCCTCAATCTATGCAGTTATACGTTTCTCATCGCAGCGGAGCCTGTCACCACCCTGATCCGGCAGAAATGGGACCCTGTTCAGGCAGGTAATCAGGTGATGGAATGTCTGGTGACCGTGACTGGCAAAGAAGTCAAAGGAGCCCACGATGCTGAAATGGTGCTGACCGGCAATCGTGCTTATATCGTGGCTGAAGTCAACGACACCCGTGCCGGGGAAAGTGCAGGCTGGCCGGAAATCTACTGTGCCCTGTCGATCGTCAACCTCAAGACCTTAACGCTTGAGAAAGTCATACCCTTCGCTCGCAGCGAACAGGTATTTCAGAATGCCACACTGCCCGTGGGCGCCTGTTTTGTGCCCCGCATTCTACAGTTGAATAAGCACACGTTGCGTTGCTACTTCGCCAGCGAGCAACCAGGCAAACGACAGGCACAAACCTGGTATCGCGATTTTAACCTGCAAACGCAGAGCTTCGCTGATACCATCCACAAAGCAAAAGTGAAGACCGCCGCGGGAACCTTCGAGATGCAGCCCCGGTATTTTCACGCAGATGCGGCGTCACAGGGATTCGAGAAGAAAGCGAAAGATTTCGGACTCTATCTGTTTGATTCGTTTAAAGAGTTCGACGGCCAGACCTATGTCGCGATTAATAATTTTCCAGGCAAACAGAACGCGCTGGCGAAGGTCAATCCAGACGGTGATACGTTTGAAATCATCGGGCACTATAACGAACCACAGTCAGTCGCACTCAGTGAGTCTGCGGTGAATCGTCTGCCGGACGGCTCCTGGATGGCAATCTGTCGCAATGATGGCGGCAAGCGGAATTACTATTTTACCACCAGCCCGGACGGTCGAACGTGGAGTGTCGGTAAACAGCTGCCATTCGTTTCTGATGGGACGAATTCCAAACCGACTTTCGATCGGTTTGGCGATACTTATTACCTCGGCTGGCAGGAAGCCACAAAAGTCGATGGCGTCACGCGGAGTGTCTTCAATATCGATATTTCACGAGACGGGAAAAACTGGGAACGCAAATACCGTTTTGAGACGCCTCACTCGTTCCAGTATCCCACTTTTTGTGAGTACGACGGAGCAATCTGGCTGGCAGTCACTCAGGGAGATCATTCGCCGAGTCGCAAAGAACGCATCATGTTTGGTAAGCTAGAGGATAGCGGCGCATCGCACTCCAAAGTGGATCGCAAGCAGTAA
- a CDS encoding metallophosphoesterase produces the protein MPYKILSLGILLLSLISSSAVGQDLQPEPDDHAAGPVTFYVMGDVPYKPAEDKHLPQQIADIPEDAEFVIHLGDIKTGKTPCDEAVYKKVFGMLRQSVKPVFIIPGDNEWNDCSNPEQAWQLWNKYFMRFDRRWQHTLPVFRQLEREENFSFVKGGVLFIGLNLVGGRVQDAAEWKQRHADDLAWVRHNLRRFGKEVSSLVLMGHAKPAKNHNEFFEPFTEEALKFQKPILYIHGDGHVWIYDRPYAARNILRVQVDQGGIAPPLKITVTQDKSNPFHFDRRNGKPAQ, from the coding sequence ATGCCATATAAGATACTGTCCCTGGGAATCCTGTTGCTGTCGTTGATCAGTTCGTCCGCCGTGGGGCAGGATCTCCAACCGGAGCCAGACGATCACGCCGCGGGGCCGGTCACCTTCTATGTGATGGGTGATGTTCCCTACAAGCCGGCAGAAGATAAACACCTGCCACAGCAGATTGCTGACATTCCCGAAGATGCTGAGTTTGTGATACATCTCGGTGATATCAAGACCGGTAAGACTCCCTGCGACGAGGCTGTTTACAAAAAAGTATTCGGCATGCTCAGACAGTCCGTGAAGCCCGTATTTATTATTCCGGGTGACAACGAGTGGAACGATTGCAGCAATCCAGAGCAGGCCTGGCAGTTATGGAACAAGTACTTTATGCGGTTTGATCGTCGCTGGCAGCACACACTTCCGGTCTTCCGACAGCTCGAACGGGAAGAGAACTTTTCGTTTGTGAAAGGGGGCGTGCTGTTTATTGGTTTAAATCTTGTCGGTGGTCGCGTGCAGGACGCTGCGGAATGGAAGCAGCGCCACGCAGACGATCTGGCTTGGGTCCGCCACAATCTGCGCCGTTTCGGTAAGGAAGTCAGCAGTCTGGTTCTGATGGGGCATGCCAAACCAGCCAAAAACCACAACGAATTTTTCGAACCATTCACTGAAGAAGCCCTGAAGTTCCAGAAGCCTATCCTCTACATCCACGGCGATGGACACGTCTGGATTTATGATCGACCTTATGCAGCCAGAAATATCTTGCGTGTGCAGGTCGACCAGGGGGGCATTGCTCCGCCATTGAAGATCACTGTCACGCAGGACAAATCCAATCCGTTTCACTTTGATCGGCGTAACGGTAAACCGGCTCAATAA